The following proteins are encoded in a genomic region of Paenibacillus sp. FSL R7-0273:
- a CDS encoding NADH:flavin oxidoreductase/NADH oxidase — MSELFSPYELKALTLKNRVVMPPMCQYAVDKEDGVPNDWHFVHYVSRAVGGTGFIIVEMSGVHPDGRITNKDTGIWDDGQIPAFRQITDAVHAHGAKIAIQLGHAGRKAQDANPPVAPSAIPFDERSKTPQALSAQGIAEMIAAYREGARRAVEAGFDMVELHGAHGYLIHQFQSPLTNIRDDAYGADPVLFGEQVVQAVKEVLPPEMPLIMRISAREYVEGGYDEAYALEFCRRYKTAGVDMFHVSSGGEGPVGSAGVPNAGPGYQVDLAEYIRSGLQIPVIAVGKLDDYREAQAVIEEKKAELVAVGRAMLSDPYWALHAEEALGGVDKANVPVPYERGVWKRK; from the coding sequence ATGTCAGAATTGTTCAGCCCGTATGAATTAAAGGCGCTTACCCTGAAGAACCGGGTGGTCATGCCGCCGATGTGCCAATATGCAGTAGATAAGGAGGACGGCGTACCCAATGACTGGCATTTCGTGCATTATGTCAGCCGGGCAGTCGGCGGTACCGGCTTTATTATTGTAGAGATGAGCGGAGTGCATCCGGACGGGCGGATTACCAATAAAGACACAGGCATTTGGGATGACGGCCAAATACCGGCCTTCCGTCAAATCACGGATGCAGTTCATGCTCACGGTGCCAAAATCGCCATTCAGCTGGGACATGCCGGACGCAAGGCACAGGATGCGAATCCGCCTGTAGCACCTTCGGCTATCCCGTTTGATGAGCGCTCCAAAACGCCTCAGGCACTAAGCGCCCAGGGTATAGCCGAGATGATCGCCGCTTACCGGGAGGGTGCGAGAAGAGCGGTGGAGGCCGGCTTTGACATGGTTGAGCTGCACGGTGCGCACGGATATCTGATCCACCAGTTCCAATCGCCTCTGACGAATATCAGAGATGATGCATATGGGGCAGACCCGGTTTTGTTTGGTGAACAGGTTGTCCAGGCGGTCAAGGAAGTGCTGCCTCCGGAAATGCCGCTGATCATGCGTATCTCAGCAAGAGAATATGTAGAAGGCGGCTATGATGAAGCCTATGCGCTGGAATTCTGCCGCCGTTATAAGACGGCCGGTGTGGACATGTTCCATGTCTCTTCAGGCGGTGAAGGTCCGGTTGGCTCGGCAGGTGTGCCAAATGCCGGACCGGGGTATCAGGTAGACCTGGCAGAGTATATCCGCAGCGGCCTGCAAATTCCGGTTATTGCTGTCGGCAAGCTGGATGACTACCGGGAAGCGCAAGCCGTTATCGAGGAGAAAAAGGCAGAGCTGGTAGCGGTCGGAAGAGCAATGCTTAGCGATCCTTACTGGGCGCTGCATGCTGAGGAGGCGCTCGGCGGAGTGGATAAAGCTAATGTTCCTGTTCCGTATGAACGCGGGGTCTGGAAAAGAAAATAG